tattataacaatattttaactttataatatttttatttaacttgtttttgatcatttctcaaaatccaataaaacattttaactcaaaccatttcattatcattcacaATTTTATCAACTCATATCAACATCCAAATGAGGCCTTAGAATTAGAGTGTGCTAACACGGGGCAAATCTTTAgaggttttaaaaaagaatatgaaatccattgtaaaaaaataaatatagacttAAAGCATGCAAGTCTCGTAGATGTACAGTAAATGCTAATAAGTGCCAACATAGCAACACTATTTGAATTTTGGATCTCAACTTGAGTGTAACGCAGAGTAATTATCTTATACCACATAATATTCTTTTCCTATCACAAGATGTCGTATCATTAGAAATAACATTcatataatcaattttaatggtattagatttttttgataatcaCATCATCTATATCCCAAGAGTACTTGAGAAATTTTCTCAAAGAAGTCAAAGATGTTTAATTCTTCTTTAATTCATtgcatatttcaagttatatatatcttttatgtTCCCATAATTTGAATCAATCCTAGAGTTGTTTTCTGCAATCTTGATGCAAATTTCGCAGACCCCAACTCTGATAAATCAATTGTTTGGAGCAAATCTATAAAACTCAGTCGTTTCATAGGTACTTCCTAAAAAatggtgtatatatatgatcttcgAACAATTCTTCAATCACCCATGAATTGATGTGCTAATTAAAGCAAACGTCTTTCACACATTACACAAGGAAACGGACTCTGCCCGCACCTTAGAGGACAAAGAACAAGAGATAAAACATCTTcttctttattgttttttttttccccacctctctctctcaatctcctACTCTGAAAGGTATACAAATACTAATGTTACAGGTTACAACACGAAACTCCAAAACTTCTAGTCGAAGAGAAGCACCTCAATCTCCATAGATTTTTTCCCCGTTTCAGCCGAACTGAGTGCCTTGTCATctgtccttctctctctctctcttttttcccttttgtttttgattatttGCTGAGAGACCCGCTCTTATATCCTGCATATAATTGTATGATTTCATCTTAGCAGGGAAATCAAAGGGAAAAGAACCTTGCAATTTGAATAACAAGTGAGCTAATAATGTGCATTAAAATTCTACTAGAGTTTACAACTTTCATGAAAGTAACTGAATGATGCTACCACACTCAAACCATACGGTTATATCTGTATTTTTCTGTCTCAAAAGCTCAAATTCTATGTCACTAAGTGCAAGGACAGAAAATGACCAGGAAATTGACAAAGGAGACATGAATATTCATTAAGATGTCCAAGATTTCTTCACTTTTTGATAGGTGTGGAAAGTTAGTTCTACCTATCGGGCTATTTCTTCAACCAGATACAATAAACTACCTCCTATAGAAAATTGGTAAAAGAAACATACCAAGGAAGCTTAAAAGTGTCTTTCAACCATCCTTGTTTTGTGCAATTTGCTACCACTTTGTCTAGCCGAACAATTATCTCAGAAAAAGTTGGCCTAGCAACTGCTTCTTGATCCCAACATTGCTCAATCAACCTGCATATCCATAATatcaagcaaaacaaaaaaagaagtaaattaatttcatttgttttctcaAAAACGAACTTACTCTTTTAGATCAGGTGGATAACTTCTTGCTTTGATCTTGAAAGGCGGTCTTTTTCCATCCAAACACATTATTTTTGCAGCTTCTTCTGGAGACTTGGGATGGAAAGCTTGTATACCCTCAAAcatctgggaaaaaaaaaatccatgaaTAAGTGATCAAGATTGAGCATCCCGCCGATAAAGATACATGCAAACCAATTATATTCTCTACTATTATGATATTAGAAAACCATAACAGTGGAGGTTATCTCAACAACTTGAAACGAATTATAATTACTTAACGTGATGACAGAATAATCATGCTAGCATACAAGAATCTGTGAAAAAGTACCTCATATAAAATGAGACTGAAAGAATAGACATCCACACTTCTGTCGAACAAATCATCTTTGTAAACCTCAGGTGCCATACATAAGTCTACAATCATATAGTAAAAAACTTATTAGAGCACATAGTAAATGTAATCCATTGTGTTTCACAAGGAATTAATTGTTATTATCCTATGTGCAATATCAAACCACTTCAATTTACAAGACTACAGATGAATATAGTCAATTTTGGAACCCCAAAAATATTTACTCTATGAGGCTACAAGGATTTTTAGtacttgaaaatatatttttggttaCAACTTCCCAAATCCAACAGATAGCAATTACACTTCTTTTTGCACACTAAAAATTCATGGTGTCACACGGAGGTGAGAGTTGAAAGGagtcaatataaaatataattttctactTGTGTTCATGTAATGTTCACTGGAATATATTAAAGATCAAACTCAAGAGTTAAGATATACGGTGTATACAAGAACTTACTTGAACGGTCAGCCCCAGGCTGCGCGAGTTTTGCTTTGCCTGGTTGAATTTTGGACAATCTTATCAAACCAAATCCGGCTACTTTCAATTGACCTCCATTATCCAGAAAAATATTTCTGGCACCttaccaaaatttaaaatattaaagtacatctcaaacaataaaaatcaaaatctgTCGGTAATTGCTGTACGTCAGATCAACTTTTGAAATTTGGTTGCCTTACTTTGGCTTTAAGTCACAGTGGATAATTGGGTCTGGTTTACACTCATGAAGATAATTCATGCCCCTGGTAAAGCGAAGTTCAGCAAGATACCAGAACATTAGTTAGTATGTATATGTTTATGATGTGTGCAAGAAGCAGGGGGTCACTCTTCTAATGAAAAAGACAATgtccacaaatctttcaaatataATTCCAGCAAGATAGACATGCCTAGCGATATCAAGAGCAAATCTTAGAGCTTTGGATGGAGACAGACGCCCCttcttttgaatataatttCCCAAGTCGCCCTGAAATATCACCTCCAATATTAGCAGTGACAATTTCAattcgaagagagagagagagagagagagagagagagagagagagagagagagagagagagagagagagttgtttaCTTTTGAATGATACTCCGAAACAATCATCATGGGTATATTTTGCGTAACGGCTCCAACAAACTGAAGCACGTTAGGATGGCGGACCTTTTCTAATAATGTTAGCTCGTGCTTGAAAGCATTTctgttaaaagaaataaattgggTTGATTATGAAAATAGGTGTTAATGggataactaaataaaaaaatctatgaaCCAACAAATTCAACAATGCTACTGAACCAAAACCCAAATAAATAACCACACTGCAATAGTTTGACACAACAAAAATGTCTACTCCATTTTTGTCTTCACCCAGCAACATACGGTAACACTGGATGGTTAAAGCACTAGTGACAGAATTAAAAACGGTAATATgtacagagatttaaaatacacattcCATCAGTCCAAGTGGAAGATTGTGAAAATCAGTTAGATCAGGAGATTTATTAATCTACAGTGTTCTCTAAGTTGTTATTAAATCAATGAAAATCCCAGCAACCAAAAAGATGTTAGAAGAGGAAAACTTCCTTGGAATGTCTCAAACAATGCCGAGCAAGAGAACAAGGGAAACGAAACATCAATTCAACTCCAAAAATGACTCCTGAAAGAACATTATGTGGCAATATTTGCACTTTGTTATATGCCAAGAAGACATAAAAGAACTACCGGTTCCATAGCCCAAAAGTGAAGGCTCTGTACAATTCcccttcttcagattattgtcCTAAAAgcatttttatattcatttggagaaggggaggaagagaaacggataaaaaaatcttcaattttggaTGAACACATACATGCTATCAGGGTCCGAATAGCTGTCCTTGTCAAGTATCTTTACAGAAACCTTAGTACCGTTCCATTTAGCCACTTGATATGTTCCCTGTAAAGGGTTAGACGAACAAAGACATCTATAAATTAACAATATATTTGACAAAGCATTAAATAGTTAGCTCAGTTCTTTCTAAACCACTTAATAAAAAGGAAGAGATTGAAAAGTAAAACAACATATAATAAAAGATTTAGGGAGATAAAACGGAGGAGGGAGTTCACTGAGCTCTAAACAATCATATTTGCAGATGCAAAATCATGTCAACAGTTTCATCTCTCAATTTAAGGTAACATAGATAATAATCATAAAACTAGCAAAAGGGTTATTAGCGATAACAAAGAAATTTTCAATCCACGGAGAGAATAACTGATGATAATCTTGAATAAGCAAGTAATTACATCACAGCAGTCGGCAGTATACAAAAGGTCACTCTGAAAAACATATTCAAGCAGGATTTCTCTGAAATAAGTTATACATTATGGATCAAACTAAAAAGTCCACACTCCATCACTGGTCTAGTGGTCTTCAAAGAAACAACAAATGCAGTGTAGTTGGTTTGgttatataaaatcaaactatctcatctcctctcatataattattataattttcttaaactctcacataaaatataataaataattcaatttttttaaaatttaaaataaaaataatattaaaaaataatattataattatattttatttaactttcaacaaaacatctaaTCTCACCTTATTTCATTGTAaccaaataagaaaataaagtatAAATAAGGATATATTAAAGTTGACTGTTATttcttaagaatatttttgttgcaaaaaaatatttcatcttattttatcgttaaaaaataatattattatatttaatttttcacgaaatattttatttcacctTATTTCATCGTaaacaaataagaaaataaagtataaataaggatatattaattttttttttaaaaaaataaggataTATTAAAGTCTACTGTTATTtcttaagaatatttttcttgCGAAAAAACTAGAACCTACTTGATTAAAAAGCAAACaataatgatcatttattttgaCCGGAAAGACAGGTCATTGcgattatcattaaaaaaaaaaaggaaaaaaatacagATCAGCACTGGCATGTGAAACATAAGACGGCTCGGACAAAAGAAATAGGGTATCTCAAGCTTCGATTTAATATATGACATCTCAACAACTAACACATTAGGCAATACTTTAATCACTTGACAAGTtagcaaaaaaaacaaaaaaagtaggGAGAAAAAAACTTGTGCAAAGAGTCCAAATATATAATGACAAAAAACGCTAATGAGTCATCAACAGATAACACCAATGATGCACGGCTTTCTACCGAGATCGCACCAAAGTGTGAAAAGTAAGAACAAACACTCCAGACTTGAGTTGCCTAAATGCACCATTGATTCACCATATATGCGTTTCGTACAAAGCATCTCCGATTACGGGAAACCAGTTCCAAAATAAGAGACTTGGACATTAACTTCCAATAAATTTTCGAATGAATTAGAGTTTATTATGCATGATTTttcaaaagagttttgctatatataagtgcagtcgcgtattaatttgtataccgattctgatttattcatacttaaaatttaaattaatactatttttaataaaatttactttttaaccaatcacatcatattaatggacatattagtacataaatataactatatttttcctttccaaaatAACATTGATCTACTGAGCTGCTAGTAAAGGGAACAGAACCGTGCCTTCGAGATTCCATCACTCTTCCGAATCTGAAGCTCTAGTGGGTTAAGCTCGTACTCTGGAACTTCTCGAGGATTTGCAACAGCCATTGGCGTCTTCCTAGTGGATTTCTAAAAGTATAcagaataataattaataagtatGTTTAAAGGCATAAATCCTCACCTAGAAACGAGAAATCGTTCATATCTTACCGGTGCTTTGGCTCCGCGGGCTTTTAGAATATTGTAGACTTCCGTATTTCCGTAGTACTTAGCGTCGGCAGCTGCCTGACCAGATAAAAGAGAACTACATGTAAACGCCATTTCGAAGGGAAAGAGAGCCAAGTAGACATTAATTGCAATATCTTTCTCAATTGGGCACTCGATTGGACCGCTAAGCGGAGCAATATGTTGAagaattcatttaaaaaaagaaagaaagaaagggaattGCCGTACCGTACTCCCCCAGCGATCACGAGCATCGATGTTGGCCTTCCTGCTGAGCAATAGCTTGGCGACCTCGACATGGCCTTCGCAGGCGGTGATGTGAAGCGCGGTCCGCCCGTCCAAGTCGATGCTGTTGACGTCGATCCCCTCGTTGAGGAGATCCTCCACACCCTTGACGTCCCCTCTACACGCCATGAACAGCAGCTGCATGGTGGCGTCGAGATTCTCCGGAACCGTCAGATCGATAGCGGAGTCTTGTCCGGGGCTCCGGCGAATAGGGTCAAGCGAAGACTGTCTCCCGAAGCTGAACCTCTGGTTGTTCCTCCTCGGGTCCATCGACGACTGCCGCGTGAACTGCCGGCTCAGCGTCCTTTTTATCGACCCCGTCGACAACTGCCGCGATATCCCCCGTCTTAGTTGCTTCGCTAGGTTCTCCATTTTACTCCCCAATCGATGGTCAGAGCTTCTCTCTTTGAAATGCGATAATTACAGGAGAAGGAGGAGACGACGGCTACATGTAGTTGAAATTGAATTGGGTGGGATCGAGAGCTCAAGGACAGATTTGGGAGCTCTCGATGCCGAGCTATGGAAGGAGGCCTCTCTGCGAGTGTGTGCTTGTGAATATCAAATTAAGATCCGAAAGAGtcgcttgagagagagagaaagagagagggatgCGAGAGAATCAGCTTTTGTCTTCCACACAATGGAGCGAAATAAAAGCCGTTGATAACTTCTGTACGCATGGACTCCGTCGTAAAAACCGCGGCAACGACCCCCTCCGGTTTTTCATCTTACAATTCGTTCTCTGCActagttattaaaaaaagaaatatacagATTACAAAATCAACGATGCCAACTCAtctgtgattttatttttttaaaggaaactttcattatttatttattaaaaaagtttacattatgattatatataaaatgtttccatattaaatatcacatcataaattaaaataatgcattttaGAATGTCTTTATATTAAACAtgttaatttatatgatttaagaaaaatgatttatataatttaaagaaaattatttctagatttACAAGccttataaattctttttaaaaaaatagatcctaccacacaaattaataaaagaaatcttTTATTAATGCCAGCGTACGAAACAGAAAACTTTTAATATCAATacattttaatttagtttagataattatttcaatttaagaattagaataaaatattttaatatcaatacattttaatttaatttttcaagattattgtatatatttatatatatgattctaGCCTTTCGACTCTGAATggaatcaaattcaaaattatgatcatattgtTGTTAAGAACTTGATCTGTTGACATAGagtctaatttttcaaataaaaaatatcaattcaaaaCTCTACCcgttatatttaaaataaataaataaaattaaaaaaaaaaaagaaaaagaaacaacgaCAACTTTACATAAACCGAAatctgtaaaataaaattttgccaAATATGTATTGATGGTGGAGGTCAATGCCAGCGTACGAAACAGGCAACTTTTATGCTCTTCTTACGTGACACCACATGGTGATAGTGAtggttaattattaattttgtccttttacattattttatgaGAGAAATtaagttattaaaaaattatttattatattttatttatttatcaattattttatattaaaaaattaaaaaatatttatttttaaaaagtgttacaaattcataaaataatataaattcatgtaatatttattgttttgataaaaata
This genomic interval from Carya illinoinensis cultivar Pawnee chromosome 2, C.illinoinensisPawnee_v1, whole genome shotgun sequence contains the following:
- the LOC122300792 gene encoding integrin-linked protein kinase 1-like gives rise to the protein MENLAKQLRRGISRQLSTGSIKRTLSRQFTRQSSMDPRRNNQRFSFGRQSSLDPIRRSPGQDSAIDLTVPENLDATMQLLFMACRGDVKGVEDLLNEGIDVNSIDLDGRTALHITACEGHVEVAKLLLSRKANIDARDRWGSTAAADAKYYGNTEVYNILKARGAKAPKSTRKTPMAVANPREVPEYELNPLELQIRKSDGISKGTYQVAKWNGTKVSVKILDKDSYSDPDSINAFKHELTLLEKVRHPNVLQFVGAVTQNIPMMIVSEYHSKGDLGNYIQKKGRLSPSKALRFALDIARGMNYLHECKPDPIIHCDLKPKNIFLDNGGQLKVAGFGLIRLSKIQPGKAKLAQPGADRSNLCMAPEVYKDDLFDRSVDVYSFSLILYEMFEGIQAFHPKSPEEAAKIMCLDGKRPPFKIKARSYPPDLKELIEQCWDQEAVARPTFSEIIVRLDKVVANCTKQGWLKDTFKLPWI